The following are encoded in a window of Salinibacter grassmerensis genomic DNA:
- a CDS encoding OmpA/MotB family protein — protein sequence MRFFFGLLLAIVLVGCQQGNQGTGQQELQGRIDSVQTANQDLKRQVQALRDSMRAREEGTTLQPPIYFPSGSAWIPDRGRQRLDEHAATIKDEFPNAGFRIQGYTDPVPIGPSLQDTYPSNWYLSAQRAAAVAHYLDTNHDIRTGSLEIEAFGPRTAVGPDETPERRREDRRVEIVVEDGS from the coding sequence ATGCGCTTCTTTTTCGGGCTTCTTTTGGCAATCGTCCTCGTGGGGTGCCAGCAAGGCAATCAGGGCACCGGGCAGCAGGAGCTGCAGGGACGGATCGACTCCGTCCAGACAGCCAACCAGGACCTAAAGCGTCAGGTGCAGGCGCTCCGCGACTCGATGCGGGCGCGGGAGGAGGGCACCACGCTTCAACCGCCGATCTATTTTCCCTCGGGCAGCGCCTGGATTCCGGACCGTGGGCGCCAGCGGCTCGACGAACACGCCGCGACGATCAAGGACGAATTCCCGAACGCAGGCTTTCGTATACAGGGGTACACCGACCCCGTGCCCATCGGGCCCAGTCTGCAGGATACGTACCCGAGCAACTGGTACCTATCCGCTCAGCGGGCGGCGGCGGTGGCCCACTACCTCGATACAAACCACGACATCCGGACCGGAAGCCTTGAGATCGAGGCGTTCGGGCCGCGAACGGCGGTCGGGCCGGACGAAACGCCAGAGCGGCGCCGTGAAGACCGCCGGGTGGAGATTGTTGTAGAGGACGGCTCATAG
- a CDS encoding HAD family hydrolase: MPENVDLSALLFDMDGVLVDVSRSYRRAIEETVEHFTGRQIGENAIQRYKNYGGFEDDWKLTHAIVTDTAMEVPISRVIDEFQDRYRGDDWDGFITEEPPLIDDSTLDQLNHDHILGIVTGRPEEEAQWTLDHQSWTDYFPLLVGKEKQGDRAKPNPFPLEHSLTMLAAAGCPMDPEEAVYVGDSVDDMDAAQEAGMWRIGVVPPYVETEEHKPLLEEHGAHVVIDDLNTLPDVLSTLGERTPARSTR, translated from the coding sequence ATGCCCGAGAACGTAGACCTCAGTGCGTTGCTTTTCGACATGGATGGCGTCCTGGTGGACGTCTCCCGCTCGTACCGGCGCGCGATCGAGGAGACCGTCGAGCACTTCACCGGTCGCCAAATCGGTGAGAATGCCATCCAGCGGTACAAGAACTACGGCGGCTTCGAGGACGACTGGAAGCTGACCCACGCCATCGTCACCGACACGGCGATGGAGGTGCCGATCAGCCGCGTGATCGACGAGTTTCAGGACCGCTATCGCGGGGACGACTGGGATGGCTTCATCACGGAAGAGCCCCCGCTGATCGACGACTCGACCCTCGACCAGCTCAACCACGACCACATCCTGGGCATCGTGACCGGGCGGCCCGAGGAGGAGGCCCAGTGGACCCTCGACCATCAGAGCTGGACGGACTACTTTCCCCTTCTCGTGGGCAAGGAGAAGCAGGGCGACCGCGCAAAGCCCAATCCCTTTCCCCTTGAACACTCCCTCACCATGCTGGCCGCTGCCGGCTGCCCCATGGACCCGGAGGAGGCCGTGTACGTCGGCGACTCGGTCGACGACATGGACGCGGCGCAGGAAGCCGGCATGTGGCGCATCGGGGTCGTCCCCCCGTACGTAGAGACCGAGGAGCACAAGCCACTGCTGGAGGAGCACGGGGCACACGTCGTCATCGACGACCTCAATACACTGCCCGACGTGCTGTCTACCCTGGGGGAGCGCACGCCCGCCCGATCGACGCGGTAG
- a CDS encoding DUF2459 domain-containing protein gives MQWWRGLLFGAVAAWLVVLAARCHLPRQTVSSAEGQENTSAIYVVQHGWHAGIAIRRADVSDGRWSVLNDFASARYVEVGWGEAQYYPGASRGVWGVLRAGAWPTGSVVHVVPIDRPVPDRFSGRTVVRVLVSPAELDALTAFVAESFAVDSTGRASTAAPGYYAGSRFYASPLAYHVFNNCNHWAAAALEAAGCDVSPRWVFTVGQVVRQAKACGALVQSGGQE, from the coding sequence ATGCAGTGGTGGCGTGGTCTTCTCTTCGGCGCAGTGGCCGCGTGGCTCGTCGTGCTGGCAGCCCGCTGTCACCTGCCGCGTCAAACGGTCTCGTCCGCGGAGGGGCAGGAGAACACGAGTGCCATCTACGTTGTCCAGCACGGCTGGCACGCAGGCATTGCCATCCGCCGGGCCGATGTCTCCGACGGTCGATGGTCCGTCCTCAACGACTTTGCCAGCGCGCGGTACGTGGAGGTGGGTTGGGGGGAGGCACAGTACTACCCCGGCGCGTCGCGGGGCGTGTGGGGCGTGCTCCGGGCCGGCGCCTGGCCCACGGGCAGCGTGGTGCACGTCGTGCCTATCGACCGGCCGGTCCCCGACCGGTTTTCAGGCCGGACCGTCGTGCGAGTGCTGGTGTCGCCCGCCGAACTGGACGCCCTCACCGCGTTCGTGGCAGAGTCGTTCGCCGTTGACTCCACGGGACGGGCGTCCACCGCAGCACCAGGGTATTACGCCGGCAGTCGGTTCTACGCGTCGCCGCTCGCGTACCACGTCTTCAACAACTGCAACCACTGGGCCGCGGCCGCGCTCGAGGCAGCCGGGTGTGACGTGTCCCCGCGCTGGGTCTTCACGGTGGGACAGGTTGTGCGGCAGGCGAAGGCGTGCGGGGCACTTGTCCAGAGCGGCGGGCAGGAGTAG
- a CDS encoding SulP family inorganic anion transporter yields MWNQAWAWLRGTLPLFQWLPDYTTEALRGDATAGLTVGVMLIPQGMAYAVIAGVPPIYGLYAGLVPLLVYPLIGSSRHLALGPVSIDMLIIAAGVGAIAQAGTERYVALAILLTAMVGLLQMSMGAMKLGFVANLLSRPVIAGLTTAASFIIAFSQIGSLLGVELGRSQYIHVLLIEAVQNAGNTHLLTLGIGTMSIVLLMGLPRWLPKVPEALIVVVAGTLGGWGFGLREKGVSVVGSIPQGLPAPELWALSFSDLNTLLPAAITLALVQFMKDISLDRIFAARHGYTIDANRELIGVGAGNFFGSLFQSIPASGSFSRSAVNEQSGAQTALANVFAAGVIALTLLFLTPLFYHLPTPVLAAIIIVSGFGLFDLRELRSLFKARRRDGYIALFTAACTLFIGIQEGILLGIGTSVVAMLYRISRPNVAELGHVPGTRLFRDLDRFEQAARLRDIMVLRVDAAFSFANAEYFKDFILEKSEREGRPVKVVVVDGSSINGLDTTAIDALFSVTESLEEEGIELHLTGLIGPVREVVRRSGLHALLGENKFHLDPHQAVVSVLERWDAAEGTDRVTHYFNMAESEETEATPAAS; encoded by the coding sequence ATGTGGAATCAAGCCTGGGCGTGGCTTCGCGGTACGCTTCCGCTGTTTCAGTGGCTTCCGGACTACACGACGGAGGCACTGCGCGGGGACGCGACGGCGGGACTCACGGTGGGCGTCATGCTCATTCCGCAGGGCATGGCCTACGCCGTCATCGCAGGGGTCCCGCCGATCTACGGCCTCTACGCCGGCCTCGTGCCGCTGCTCGTCTACCCGTTGATCGGGAGCTCGCGGCACCTTGCGCTCGGGCCCGTGTCGATCGACATGCTCATCATCGCGGCGGGCGTGGGGGCGATCGCCCAGGCCGGGACGGAGCGCTACGTGGCCCTCGCCATCCTTCTCACCGCCATGGTGGGGCTGCTGCAGATGTCAATGGGGGCCATGAAGCTCGGGTTCGTGGCCAACCTATTGTCGAGGCCGGTCATCGCTGGCCTCACGACGGCCGCCTCGTTCATTATCGCCTTCAGTCAGATTGGAAGCCTGCTCGGGGTCGAGCTGGGGCGGTCTCAGTACATTCACGTGCTGCTGATCGAGGCCGTTCAGAATGCGGGCAACACCCACCTACTCACACTGGGAATCGGAACCATGAGCATCGTGCTGCTCATGGGCCTCCCCCGCTGGCTCCCCAAAGTCCCCGAGGCCCTGATTGTGGTCGTCGCCGGCACGCTCGGCGGATGGGGCTTTGGGCTCCGCGAAAAGGGGGTGTCGGTCGTCGGGTCCATCCCTCAGGGCCTCCCCGCCCCTGAACTGTGGGCGCTCAGCTTCTCGGACCTCAACACGCTCTTGCCGGCGGCCATCACCCTCGCGCTCGTGCAGTTCATGAAGGACATTTCGCTGGACCGCATCTTTGCGGCCCGGCACGGCTACACGATCGACGCCAACCGGGAGCTCATCGGGGTTGGGGCCGGCAATTTCTTTGGCAGCCTGTTCCAGAGCATTCCCGCGTCGGGAAGCTTCTCCCGGTCGGCCGTGAACGAGCAGTCCGGGGCCCAGACGGCCCTCGCCAATGTCTTTGCGGCCGGGGTGATCGCACTCACCCTGCTGTTCCTCACGCCGCTGTTCTACCACCTCCCCACGCCGGTGCTCGCCGCCATCATTATCGTGTCGGGCTTCGGGCTGTTTGATCTTCGGGAGCTGCGCAGCCTATTCAAGGCGCGGCGGCGGGACGGGTACATCGCCCTCTTCACGGCGGCCTGCACCCTTTTCATCGGCATTCAGGAGGGCATCCTGCTCGGCATCGGGACGTCCGTCGTCGCCATGCTCTACCGCATCAGCCGGCCCAACGTGGCCGAGCTCGGGCACGTCCCCGGCACCCGCCTCTTCCGCGACCTAGACCGGTTCGAGCAGGCCGCCCGCCTGCGGGACATCATGGTCCTGCGGGTGGACGCGGCCTTCTCGTTCGCAAACGCCGAGTACTTCAAGGACTTCATCCTGGAGAAAAGCGAGCGCGAGGGGCGTCCCGTGAAGGTCGTGGTCGTAGACGGCAGCAGCATCAACGGCCTGGACACCACGGCCATCGACGCCCTGTTTTCGGTGACCGAGTCGCTGGAGGAGGAAGGCATCGAGCTCCACCTGACCGGGCTCATCGGCCCGGTGCGCGAGGTGGTGCGGCGCTCGGGGCTTCACGCCCTGCTCGGCGAGAACAAGTTTCACCTCGATCCGCACCAGGCCGTCGTGAGCGTGCTGGAACGCTGGGATGCCGCGGAGGGGACCGACCGCGTCACGCACTACTTCAACATGGCGGAGTCGGAGGAGACAGAGGCCACGCCCGCGGCGTCGTAG